From a single Fulvivirga ulvae genomic region:
- a CDS encoding formylglycine-generating enzyme family protein — MSGLVIVKMCIKLSSAIAIPAVLSLFLFTGCSPEPTPPEGMVYFSGGKITIGSEEGLPNEAPVFQTRVSPFFMDKHPVTVEQFRDFVKSTGYQTDAEKFGNSALFNFRTFQYELIDSVNWRYPLGRNASPAGDNHPVTHVSWNDARAYASWAGKRLPTEVEWEYAARGGKNSPERYSWGPELADREGKFFANVWQGTFPYRNTESDGYRFTSPVGEFGITSCGLSDMGGNVWEWCSDTYRLYEGNGQYFKVKDNLKTIRGGSFMCDSLVCHGYMVSARQYTSGETSNFHLGFRCAMDATK, encoded by the coding sequence TTGTCTGGTTTGGTCATTGTGAAGATGTGTATTAAACTTTCGTCAGCTATAGCCATACCGGCAGTTTTAAGCCTGTTCCTTTTTACGGGTTGCTCTCCCGAACCAACACCACCCGAAGGTATGGTCTATTTTAGCGGAGGAAAGATCACCATTGGTTCGGAAGAAGGCTTGCCCAATGAAGCTCCGGTGTTCCAAACCCGTGTTTCCCCATTTTTTATGGACAAACACCCGGTAACCGTGGAGCAATTCAGGGATTTTGTAAAAAGTACAGGCTACCAAACCGATGCCGAAAAATTTGGAAACTCTGCACTCTTTAATTTTCGAACCTTTCAATATGAGTTGATCGATAGTGTGAACTGGAGGTACCCATTAGGCAGAAATGCCTCACCTGCCGGTGACAATCATCCGGTAACTCATGTCAGTTGGAACGACGCCAGGGCCTATGCCTCCTGGGCTGGCAAACGTTTACCCACTGAGGTGGAATGGGAATATGCAGCACGCGGTGGTAAAAATTCTCCAGAACGCTATAGCTGGGGTCCGGAACTGGCTGATAGAGAAGGGAAATTCTTCGCCAATGTGTGGCAGGGTACTTTTCCCTATCGAAATACTGAAAGTGATGGTTACCGGTTTACCTCACCCGTTGGTGAATTTGGTATCACCTCATGCGGCCTTTCTGACATGGGCGGCAATGTATGGGAATGGTGTAGTGACACCTATCGGCTATATGAAGGCAATGGGCAATATTTTAAAGTTAAAGATAATTTAAAAACAATCAGAGGAGGCTCATTCATGTGCGATTCTCTTGTTTGCCATGGCTACATGGTCTCTGCAAGACAATATACCTCCGGGGAAACCTCTAATTTTCATCTCGGCTTTCGATGTGCCATGGATGCCACAAAATAG
- a CDS encoding sulfatase/phosphatase domain-containing protein produces the protein MIQNIDIAPTILSLAGLDKPVNMDGQSFLPLLKGENTAWRDRIYYEYFWERPFPQTPTVHAVRTDKYKYIRYYGIWDINELYDLENDPMEMNNLIRSQEHQAVAKELRDDLFTWLKETGGMQIPLKEDRGARFDHGYQKTY, from the coding sequence TTGATTCAAAACATTGATATAGCACCAACTATCCTTTCGCTTGCAGGCCTGGATAAGCCGGTTAATATGGACGGACAATCCTTCCTGCCCTTGTTAAAGGGAGAAAACACTGCCTGGAGAGACAGGATATACTACGAATATTTCTGGGAGCGGCCGTTTCCGCAAACTCCTACAGTACATGCTGTAAGAACAGATAAGTATAAATACATCCGCTACTATGGTATCTGGGACATCAACGAACTCTATGACCTTGAAAATGATCCCATGGAAATGAACAATCTCATCCGGAGTCAGGAGCATCAGGCTGTAGCCAAAGAGTTGAGGGATGATTTATTTACCTGGCTAAAGGAAACAGGAGGGATGCAGATACCGCTAAAGGAGGACCGTGGTGCCAGATTTGATCACGGTTATCAAAAGACTTACTAA
- a CDS encoding sulfatase-like hydrolase/transferase has product MIHLTKFLIPSLLAAFVVSSCQQPTEDDQIKSADNDLELRKDAETKPMNVVFILSDDHRYDFMGFTGKVPFLKTPHMDKMARQGTHIQNAFVTTSLCSPSRASILTGQLSHRHQVIDNQSAVPDTSVFFPQYLQKVGYETSFFGKWHMGEHHANPRRGFDHWVSFKGQGVYYNPVLNVDGKEEAYEDSTYITDLLTGKAIKWLENRQKDKPFFMYLSHKGVHSEFAPARRHKNVYEGEPLQYPPTMSPENAGAKGYNYEDVPEWVKKQRYSWHGVDYMFHGAVTFDEFYQRYTETLLSVDESIGQVLEYLEQNGLLENTLVFYMGDNGFSFGEHGLIDKRHAYEESMRVPLLVYGGNNVLKRTVLDN; this is encoded by the coding sequence ATGATACACCTTACAAAGTTTTTAATACCATCACTCCTTGCAGCATTTGTAGTAAGCTCTTGCCAACAACCTACGGAAGATGACCAGATAAAAAGCGCAGATAATGATTTGGAGCTGCGTAAGGACGCTGAAACCAAACCTATGAATGTGGTATTTATATTGAGTGATGACCATCGCTACGATTTCATGGGCTTTACCGGGAAGGTTCCTTTTCTCAAAACACCCCATATGGATAAAATGGCCCGGCAGGGCACACACATCCAAAATGCCTTTGTTACCACCTCACTATGCTCACCGAGCCGCGCCTCTATCCTTACCGGACAGTTATCACACCGGCACCAGGTTATTGACAACCAGTCTGCTGTACCGGACACTTCCGTATTCTTCCCTCAGTATCTTCAAAAAGTGGGCTATGAAACTTCCTTTTTTGGAAAATGGCACATGGGCGAACACCACGCCAACCCACGAAGAGGCTTTGATCACTGGGTTAGTTTCAAAGGACAGGGTGTTTATTATAATCCCGTACTTAACGTGGATGGTAAGGAAGAGGCGTACGAAGACAGCACTTATATAACCGACCTGCTTACCGGCAAAGCCATCAAATGGCTGGAAAACAGGCAAAAGGACAAGCCATTCTTTATGTATCTCTCACATAAAGGCGTTCATTCGGAGTTTGCACCTGCAAGGAGGCATAAAAATGTATACGAAGGAGAACCGTTGCAGTACCCGCCAACCATGTCTCCGGAAAATGCCGGAGCAAAAGGCTATAATTATGAGGATGTTCCTGAATGGGTAAAAAAGCAACGCTACAGTTGGCATGGAGTCGACTACATGTTCCATGGAGCGGTAACCTTCGATGAGTTTTATCAGCGCTACACTGAAACCTTACTTTCAGTAGATGAGAGCATCGGCCAGGTATTGGAGTACCTTGAGCAAAACGGATTGCTTGAAAATACCCTGGTGTTTTATATGGGTGATAATGGCTTCTCATTTGGAGAACATGGTCTGATAGACAAGAGGCACGCATACGAAGAATCAATGAGAGTACCGCTATTGGTTTACGGTGGCAACAACGTGCTTAAAAGGACAGTGTTGGACAATTGA